In Ptiloglossa arizonensis isolate GNS036 chromosome 6, iyPtiAriz1_principal, whole genome shotgun sequence, the DNA window agttaattttttttttttaaatattttaccttcGCTACATTCATCTGTATCTTCATGATCGGGTGGGAGTACCCCTTCACCACAACTTTTTTCTATGTCACATAAGTTTGCATTGTCCATCTTTTCAGATTCTTGAGGTAATTGATTCTCTACTTTTTCTCCACCTGCTAGACTATCCACACCATTTATGTGCAATGAAGGTACAGATGGTTCTGAGATATCAGGTGAACCTTTGCTTTCGGTATTATCTTCTATACTTTCTGTATTTATATCTTGATCAGGACTATTTgtttctatttctccgttttctcttgTGCTATTTGCAAGTTTATTTTGCTCTTCAAGTTCTTCAATTTGTTCCATTTGTTTTTTTAATAGTTCATTTTGACGTTTGGCTTTTTTCTTGAGttttttcttcttgttctttGACATTTTAGAGTTAGGAGTAGGTTCTTGGAATTCCTTTGGTGCAGTTGAAATTAGCGATACTGGTAATTTCATTCCAAGAGAATGCAACTCAGTAGCTTGACAAGCTAATTTTCGTATGTAAGCTTCATCAACACAAATAAGAACATTTTCAGGTTTTATGTCTGTATGAATAATTTTACCTGAAAAAAATTTTGGAACAGTAGTTTACTTcaatataatttcaatatttaaaacataATTCTTTGAACATAATTTCAAATGCTATAAGATCACATTGTACTTATAAAATGTTGTTCATACTGTCACACAAATAATGCTTAATAAGGTAACATTAAATACTGAACAGGTTTTCAAGATTGCCTTACATTTATTATGAAGGTAATCAAGACCTTCGAGAACTTGTCTGATGATACGTTTAACATTGTTCTTTGGAATTCCATTATACTTGGATTTGATGATCAATTTAAGAAGATTATCTCCAAGCACTTCAAATACCATGCAAATATGCACACCATTAATGCCACTGATCTTGAAATCATTGAGCAACTGGACGGTTTTATTACGCTTAGGATCACTGGGATCTGTATCACGCACATCtttcaataatttaatttcatccAATGCAGTTTCAGTAAAATGAGATGCAGATTTTACCACTTTAAGTGCCACAAATTGTTTATCCTGCAGAATATATTTCAAGACATTCGCTTTATGAAGTTAACAATCATGAAAGTAGTGTTTACTAAATAACATACATACCTGTAAATCCCAGCAGAGCCAAACTGTTGAAAAATGGCCCCAACCAAGTTTACGAGTTACATGGTAACGATTTAGGAATAAATCTCCTATTTTGACAGGATGATACCCTCCTTTGCAATAATCACTGCTATCCTCTTGTTCCTCATCTTCGGTACTATATACCTCATCATCATCTTCTATTGTTTCATTACTTGAGCTATAGTATGGTTCCAGTCTAGAAGTTCCATTTAAGGaataaaaagaggaaaaaatacgaatcagaaaatgaaaaactaaaaaaaagatCTTAAATCTTCATGTCATAAAAAGAAGCATCATCATTAAGGAGAGGATAAGACTGaaacaaatgtttaaaaaaaaatcagatTTAATCGCTTGATTTGGTAATTGATAAAACAAGTAATTATATAATTAGATATACAAAAGTGATAAGACTTTGTAATAGATGCATGCAAGAGACTATGTTGCATTCCATTTACAAAAAGAATCCAGCTGTTGATTTGTTGCTAAGCAAAATCATAAAATGTGCATATCATATTGTTGTTAATTTTTGATACAAAAAGCAAGCAATGTGTTATGTACATAATCCCTGGTaaaatagttaaattataagaaGAGTGAGTATAAACAAATTGTAAAACATAAAAGGATATTTGATCAGTCATTTTTATAAGACATAACTTTTTGTTGTTCTGTAGTTTGTAGTTTATAAATTACACTAAAATTGATACTAATTTAAACAACActgataataaaatttgtacgcTAACATCATAAATTCAACCTTATTTGATATTTTAAGAATATCAAGACTGTAATGATTTATATTTCTGATTACTTATGAAGCATACATTATCAAAGTACAAAGCATTTTAAAAGGGGATTATAAATCTTGTACAGAATTCAAACTCAGAATCTTCTCCTGAATCTCCACACCCAGTGTGGCTGTCGAAAACAAGaactaattttttaatatttcttgaaCTACATAAGATTatgttaattttataaaatgactTACTTGATTAGAAaacatttaaatttcattctttgaagctactttttataaaaatgactGGCCAAATACCCTTAATGTTTTATAGTTTGTTTATACTCATTAGCCTCTACAATTTGAGGTCAGTTCTATTCAAAAAGCGTTCATTTCAAATGTGTCCTCTCCTTGCAACTAGAATTATTTTACGACAAAATAATACTGTTTCAGTTCATTCACATGTTCCTTATTATTCCTTAAACTGTTCACTGACAATGTTTTATCGCCGTTAAACTGCAGAAAGAAATCGACAGTGAGTTCGATATCAAAGTTTATCAAACCAAAGAGATTCGTTTTAATCATGAACTGTCAGCAAGAAAAGTCAACAGAAAATGAAATGACACATTAAACAGAGTCAGATACCTGTTTCCGAGGTAGAAATCAGATCCTTGTACTTGTCGAGCGGCTGGTGCTTTAGAGCATTGAGCTCCTGGTGTTTCTGATTCACCCTGAGAATTTCCCTTTCCTTTCCGCTTACTCGGCTTGTGCCTTTTTTTCTTGGCCTGAATCGCTAGGACCCGCCTGTTCACGTCCGTCTTCGCACTCATACCGTTCCCTGCGCCTCGATTCGTCGGGCCgctttcctctttttctttgcACTTTCCACACTTCCGTTTTCACTTCCTTTCGTAAATTCTTTTCTTTGCGTTTCAATGGAGGCACTTACACTCGGTATACCTTGTCCCCAAGCCGTCTACGAACGATATAATACGGTTTTATTATCGTTTCATTTCTGCGTTGTGCCGCGCACTTCGCTCGGCGGTTGTTTGAGTATGGCCGCCCCCGCCGTCACCGTGTCTCTCCGGTTTCCCGTTTCGAGCAAAGCAGGTGTCGTCTCCTACAGGTCGTCCACGCCGTCGTATTCTCTGATGCACCTTCTTTCTAGTCTGCGCGTTATGCCGGCAATACACTCGCCA includes these proteins:
- the Srpk gene encoding SR splicing factor protein kinase, which translates into the protein MSAKTDVNRRVLAIQAKKKRHKPSKRKGKGNSQGESETPGAQCSKAPAARQVQGSDFYLGNRLEPYYSSSNETIEDDDEVYSTEDEEQEDSSDYCKGGYHPVKIGDLFLNRYHVTRKLGWGHFSTVWLCWDLQDKQFVALKVVKSASHFTETALDEIKLLKDVRDTDPSDPKRNKTVQLLNDFKISGINGVHICMVFEVLGDNLLKLIIKSKYNGIPKNNVKRIIRQVLEGLDYLHNKCKIIHTDIKPENVLICVDEAYIRKLACQATELHSLGMKLPVSLISTAPKEFQEPTPNSKMSKNKKKKLKKKAKRQNELLKKQMEQIEELEEQNKLANSTRENGEIETNSPDQDINTESIEDNTESKGSPDISEPSVPSLHINGVDSLAGGEKVENQLPQESEKMDNANLCDIEKSCGEGVLPPDHEDTDECSEGRNLQPPESKQLKRASVAPLDPAIVDCDVEVKIADLGNACWVHNKFTDDIQTRQYRSLEVLLGSGYDTSADIWSTACMAFELATGDYLFEPRSNKGYCRDEDHLAHIIELLGEIPRRIALSGKNSKMYFNKKGELRRITGLNPWKLYGVLKEKYAWSSREAREFEEFLTPMLEFDPTMRATAADCLKHPWLQIKK